A genomic segment from Thermanaerothrix sp. encodes:
- the xseA gene encoding exodeoxyribonuclease VII large subunit, translating into MGKLDGDRVLDVDSLTYRIREALKVREFQDILVQGQIEGLKRHSSGHVYFTLLGKSSRISCAMFRSSASSVLHWPNDGQDVAVRGGLGLYPPRGAYQLIVSRLYPLGVGDRARQKELLQKKLEEEGLFDERLKRPIPAVPSRVAVITSPTGAALQDVIRVSGERFPQCPLLIIPSVVQGVEAPGAIVSSLRKASAMEDLSCVMLVRGGGSRDDLDPFDDEDVARAIRACPFPVVTGVGHQVDLTIADMAADLSAPTPSGAAERVFPDRRDLLIRVAGSVRLSKSSVQRRITVPQGKLLTLKNNMTRSIHYLLDANGAKVSDLLRASKSSLNLRVTRLEGLLGSLDARIRSLSPLWILGRGYAEVEDMEGRKIVSAQALAVGQRVVLRFKDGAVLGEVIAPLPLGGDVADA; encoded by the coding sequence ATGGGGAAGCTTGATGGGGATCGCGTCCTTGACGTGGACTCCCTTACCTACAGGATAAGGGAGGCCCTTAAGGTACGGGAGTTTCAAGACATCTTGGTTCAAGGCCAGATAGAGGGACTTAAACGGCACTCCAGCGGGCACGTCTACTTTACCCTTTTAGGCAAATCGTCCAGGATAAGCTGCGCCATGTTTCGTTCCAGCGCATCTTCTGTGTTGCATTGGCCGAATGATGGACAGGATGTGGCGGTGCGAGGCGGTTTGGGCCTATATCCCCCCAGGGGGGCTTATCAGCTGATCGTAAGCCGATTGTATCCTCTGGGGGTGGGTGACAGGGCAAGGCAGAAGGAGCTCCTCCAAAAGAAACTTGAGGAAGAAGGGCTTTTTGATGAGCGTTTGAAGAGACCTATCCCTGCGGTCCCCTCAAGGGTGGCGGTGATCACCTCTCCCACCGGAGCAGCCCTTCAAGATGTCATAAGGGTATCTGGAGAGAGGTTCCCTCAATGCCCCTTGCTCATAATACCCTCGGTGGTGCAGGGGGTGGAGGCCCCCGGTGCCATAGTCTCATCCCTTAGGAAGGCCTCGGCCATGGAGGATCTGTCCTGTGTCATGCTGGTCCGTGGAGGAGGATCAAGGGATGATCTGGATCCCTTTGACGATGAGGATGTGGCAAGGGCCATCAGGGCTTGTCCGTTTCCCGTGGTGACCGGGGTCGGCCATCAAGTGGACCTTACCATAGCAGACATGGCGGCGGACCTTTCCGCCCCCACCCCCTCCGGAGCGGCTGAGAGGGTCTTCCCGGACCGGAGGGATCTATTGATTCGTGTGGCCGGCAGCGTAAGGTTATCTAAATCATCGGTGCAACGACGCATAACAGTTCCGCAGGGAAAACTGTTAACCCTCAAAAACAACATGACCAGATCCATTCATTACTTGCTGGATGCCAACGGGGCTAAAGTTTCAGATCTCCTGCGGGCTTCTAAGTCTTCATTAAATTTAAGGGTAACGCGTCTTGAAGGGCTTCTTGGGTCTTTGGACGCCCGCATCAGGTCCCTGTCCCCTCTGTGGATCCTTGGCAGGGGATATGCAGAGGTGGAGGATATGGAGGGGCGCAAGATAGTTTCTGCCCAGGCCCTTGCGGTTGGGCAGCGGGTGGTCTTAAGGTTCAAGGATGGGGCGGTTTTAGGTGAGGTGATTGCGCCTTTGCCTTTGGGGGGTGACGTTGCGGATGCCTGA
- the mtnA gene encoding S-methyl-5-thioribose-1-phosphate isomerase, with protein sequence MPDSFRFSMEDMALEILDQRLIPFQVNYLKCFSADQVASAIVSMAVRGAPAIGIAAAFGVALDAMAGRDVERAIGVLGATRPTAVNLFWALDRMKAHMDLPAKRRGEAMLKEALSIWEEDVMINKAIGANGCALLPDSAKIITHCNTGSLATGGYGTALGVIRAAAEAGKDLEVFVDETRPRFQGARLTAFELFCEGIKFTVICDSMAHWLMRTLRIDAVIVGADRVAMNGDVANKIGTYSLAVGARHHGVPFYVAAPSSTFDPRCPSGEAIPIEERSPDEVRVLGDEALFPEEYPVWNPSFDVTPNDMISAIITEKGVLYPPYGASISSILGL encoded by the coding sequence ATGCCTGATTCCTTTAGGTTTTCAATGGAAGATATGGCCTTGGAGATACTTGACCAGAGACTGATCCCGTTTCAGGTTAACTATTTAAAGTGTTTCAGTGCGGATCAGGTGGCCTCTGCCATAGTTTCCATGGCGGTTCGGGGAGCTCCCGCCATAGGCATAGCCGCGGCCTTTGGGGTGGCTTTGGATGCCATGGCTGGCAGGGATGTTGAGCGGGCCATAGGGGTATTGGGGGCCACAAGGCCTACTGCGGTGAACCTGTTTTGGGCCTTGGACCGAATGAAGGCCCATATGGATCTGCCCGCTAAGAGGCGGGGGGAGGCCATGTTAAAAGAAGCCCTTTCCATATGGGAAGAGGACGTGATGATAAACAAGGCCATAGGGGCCAACGGTTGCGCCCTTTTGCCCGATAGCGCCAAGATCATAACCCACTGCAACACCGGTTCCCTCGCCACCGGTGGATATGGCACGGCCCTTGGGGTAATAAGAGCTGCCGCCGAGGCCGGTAAGGACCTGGAGGTTTTTGTGGATGAAACTAGGCCAAGGTTTCAAGGGGCAAGGCTTACCGCCTTTGAACTGTTTTGTGAGGGTATAAAATTTACCGTGATTTGTGACTCCATGGCCCATTGGCTGATGCGGACCCTAAGGATTGATGCGGTGATAGTTGGGGCTGACAGGGTGGCCATGAACGGCGACGTGGCAAATAAAATAGGGACCTATTCATTGGCGGTTGGGGCCAGACATCATGGTGTTCCCTTCTACGTGGCGGCCCCCTCTTCAACCTTTGATCCTCGCTGCCCTTCCGGAGAAGCGATCCCCATAGAGGAAAGGTCCCCCGATGAGGTTAGGGTGCTGGGGGATGAGGCGCTGTTTCCCGAGGAATACCCGGTCTGGAATCCATCCTTTGATGTCACCCCTAATGATATGATATCCGCCATAATAACCGAGAAGGGGGTGCTGTATCCCCCCTATGGGGCCTCCATAAGCTCCATTCTTGGGTTGTAA
- a CDS encoding amidohydrolase, with amino-acid sequence MGLLFRDVIIWDPEMRSPVRGDLVVNDGKVAGVFETGEGEGDLLLDGGGNFAVLPGFVNAHTHVAMVLLRGLGEELPLMDWLRERIWPVEAKLKAEHVLNGTLLAALEMISTGTVAFGDMYFFMDQVAEGALKSGLKANLSRGITGDDRSKLEDGLSLVRELKGRSGLVGFFGPHAPYTVPPDFLAEVGRLAIAEDVGVHTHWLETMWEDNYIREELKVDPVELLARSGLFEVKSLILAHGVWFREEHMSYLARDNVTVVHNPSSNMKLGSGFAPLARMIEKGVCVALGTDGAASNNRLDMWGELRMAALIHKGAGKDPTAISAREALRMATRNGALALGFHDVGLIREGFSADLMVVDLRGPHYMGVSEKTLPEYLVYAGSSADVHMVMVGGRVLYQEGRFPHLNQEKIIQKALRSREELLKG; translated from the coding sequence GTGGGCTTGCTATTTAGGGACGTCATCATATGGGACCCGGAGATGCGGTCCCCCGTGAGGGGGGACCTGGTGGTCAATGACGGCAAGGTGGCCGGTGTATTTGAGACAGGAGAAGGGGAGGGAGATCTTCTCCTGGACGGCGGAGGTAACTTTGCGGTCTTGCCCGGTTTTGTTAACGCCCATACCCACGTGGCCATGGTTTTGTTACGTGGGCTGGGGGAGGAACTTCCCCTTATGGATTGGCTTAGGGAAAGGATATGGCCAGTGGAGGCCAAGCTTAAGGCGGAGCATGTCTTGAACGGCACTTTGCTTGCGGCCCTTGAGATGATATCCACCGGCACCGTGGCGTTTGGGGACATGTACTTCTTCATGGACCAGGTGGCGGAAGGAGCCCTCAAGAGCGGGCTTAAGGCGAACCTTTCCCGGGGTATCACCGGCGACGACCGCTCCAAACTGGAGGACGGGCTTTCGCTGGTTAGGGAGCTTAAGGGAAGAAGCGGTCTTGTGGGGTTCTTTGGCCCCCATGCCCCCTACACGGTTCCGCCAGACTTTCTAGCAGAGGTCGGAAGGTTGGCGATTGCGGAGGATGTGGGGGTCCACACCCATTGGCTTGAGACCATGTGGGAGGATAACTACATAAGGGAGGAGCTAAAGGTTGACCCGGTTGAGCTCTTGGCCCGAAGCGGGCTCTTTGAGGTTAAAAGCCTCATCCTGGCTCATGGGGTTTGGTTCAGGGAGGAGCACATGTCCTATTTGGCCCGGGATAACGTTACGGTGGTGCACAACCCGTCGAGCAACATGAAACTGGGAAGCGGCTTTGCGCCTTTAGCCCGCATGATTGAAAAGGGCGTCTGCGTAGCCCTGGGCACCGATGGAGCTGCCAGCAACAATCGTTTGGACATGTGGGGAGAGCTGCGCATGGCGGCCCTCATACACAAGGGAGCAGGAAAGGATCCCACCGCCATATCCGCAAGGGAGGCCTTGCGGATGGCCACCCGGAACGGAGCTTTGGCTTTGGGTTTCCATGACGTGGGGCTTATAAGAGAGGGGTTCTCCGCGGACCTTATGGTGGTGGACCTAAGGGGCCCCCATTACATGGGGGTGTCGGAGAAAACCCTCCCTGAGTACCTGGTCTATGCCGGTTCCTCCGCGGATGTGCACATGGTGATGGTGGGAGGCCGTGTGCTATACCAGGAGGGTAGGTTCCCGCACCTGAACCAAGAGAAGATAATACAGAAGGCGCTGCGAAGCCGGGAGGAGCTTTTAAAGGGGTGA
- a CDS encoding Asp23/Gls24 family envelope stress response protein, giving the protein MDDMDNREFVEEVESEQVSGASGKVRISEDVVAQIAVKALSGVEGVRPASPGLMANLRLGRKATNGVRILLSEGEFPEVQVDAYVAVRYGLRIPDVCWDVQEAIKEQVERYTGYTVRAVNVFVQGITFQEKRDDEGYEEAPSFVEED; this is encoded by the coding sequence ATGGATGATATGGACAACAGGGAGTTCGTTGAAGAGGTGGAGTCTGAGCAGGTCTCTGGCGCTTCCGGCAAGGTAAGGATATCCGAGGACGTGGTGGCCCAGATAGCGGTGAAGGCCCTTAGCGGCGTTGAGGGGGTGCGTCCTGCAAGCCCTGGGCTTATGGCCAACCTAAGGCTTGGCAGGAAGGCCACTAACGGCGTGAGGATCCTCCTCTCCGAGGGGGAGTTCCCGGAGGTTCAGGTGGATGCCTACGTGGCGGTTCGCTATGGTCTTAGGATTCCCGATGTTTGTTGGGATGTTCAGGAGGCCATAAAGGAACAGGTGGAGCGTTATACGGGCTATACCGTAAGGGCGGTCAACGTTTTCGTTCAGGGTATAACCTTCCAGGAGAAGCGAGACGACGAAGGTTATGAGGAGGCACCCTCCTTTGTAGAGGAGGATTGA
- the nusB gene encoding transcription antitermination factor NusB, producing the protein MNRELPKKRRRAREIALQLGYLMDMRQDLPIEKVLASLPLEEEEPEVRDYAAALVRGLFKERELLEGLLREHLVGWRPERMVSVDRVLIRLALLEGHVERLVPFPVAISEAVELAKLFGTDESGKFVNGVLGRMFKDLSKEASSDGEA; encoded by the coding sequence ATGAACAGGGAACTGCCCAAGAAGCGGCGAAGGGCCCGGGAGATTGCCCTGCAGTTGGGCTACTTAATGGACATGCGTCAGGACTTGCCCATAGAGAAGGTGTTGGCTTCTCTGCCGCTTGAAGAGGAGGAGCCGGAGGTCAGGGACTACGCGGCGGCCTTGGTGAGAGGGCTTTTTAAGGAGCGAGAGCTTTTGGAGGGGTTGCTCCGGGAACATTTGGTGGGATGGCGCCCCGAGAGGATGGTTTCCGTTGACCGGGTTCTCATAAGGCTGGCCCTGTTGGAGGGGCACGTGGAGAGGCTGGTCCCCTTCCCCGTGGCCATATCCGAGGCGGTGGAGCTGGCCAAGCTCTTTGGAACCGACGAATCAGGTAAGTTCGTCAACGGTGTACTGGGCCGGATGTTCAAGGATTTATCGAAAGAGGCATCCTCGGATGGGGAAGCTTGA
- the efp gene encoding elongation factor P: MAQVVDTSDLRPGMKIKWEGGMWTILECSHHKMGRGGAIVRGKLRNLETGAAIEQSFKSGERFERIVFDEKPAQYQYQEGDNYVFMDLESYDQVYIHRDILGDVAKYLVDNLEVQLEMYEGKIMGIELPNSVVMKVVDTPPGFKGDTASGSGKPATLETGLVVTVPFFVENGEEIVVDTRTGEYLERAKK; encoded by the coding sequence ATGGCTCAGGTAGTGGACACAAGTGACCTTCGCCCAGGTATGAAGATAAAGTGGGAGGGGGGCATGTGGACCATATTGGAGTGCTCCCATCACAAGATGGGGCGTGGGGGCGCCATAGTTAGGGGCAAGCTGAGGAACCTGGAGACCGGCGCTGCCATTGAGCAGTCCTTCAAGTCCGGTGAGCGGTTTGAGCGGATCGTTTTCGATGAGAAGCCAGCTCAATACCAGTACCAGGAGGGGGATAACTACGTATTCATGGACCTTGAGAGCTACGACCAGGTTTACATCCACAGGGACATCTTGGGGGATGTGGCCAAGTACCTGGTGGACAACCTGGAGGTCCAGCTGGAGATGTATGAGGGCAAGATAATGGGCATAGAGCTTCCCAACTCCGTGGTCATGAAGGTGGTGGATACTCCTCCGGGCTTTAAGGGGGACACCGCTTCTGGCAGCGGTAAACCCGCTACTTTGGAGACCGGCCTGGTGGTGACCGTTCCGTTCTTCGTGGAGAACGGGGAGGAGATAGTGGTGGATACCAGGACCGGTGAGTATCTGGAGCGGGCGAAGAAGTAA
- the ruvX gene encoding Holliday junction resolvase RuvX — MTVDSKGRIMALDLGEVRIGVALSDPSRCFASPLEVLKMEEGWPARVKELIQRNQVSLVVVGLPRRTDGSLGPEALRVEAWLEELKGVLGDVEVVTLDERFTTAIAQRFLLEADMRRDKRKGKVDKVAAAVLLQSYLDSRRDV, encoded by the coding sequence ATGACCGTTGATTCCAAGGGAAGGATTATGGCCTTGGATCTCGGGGAGGTGCGGATTGGGGTCGCCTTGAGCGACCCCTCTCGCTGTTTTGCGTCTCCCCTGGAGGTCCTTAAGATGGAAGAGGGATGGCCCGCAAGGGTCAAGGAGCTCATCCAGCGGAATCAGGTATCCCTGGTGGTAGTGGGGCTGCCTAGGCGAACCGACGGAAGCTTAGGTCCTGAAGCCCTTAGGGTTGAGGCCTGGCTGGAGGAGCTGAAAGGTGTACTTGGGGATGTGGAAGTGGTCACGCTGGACGAGAGGTTTACCACCGCCATAGCCCAGAGGTTCCTCCTGGAGGCGGATATGCGAAGGGATAAGAGAAAGGGAAAGGTGGACAAGGTGGCCGCCGCGGTTTTGTTGCAAAGCTATCTTGACTCCAGGAGGGACGTTTAG
- the alaS gene encoding alanine--tRNA ligase, giving the protein MKWRSAAELREMFLSFFEEKGCARYPSASLIPDDPTLLFTIAGMVPFKPYFLGLKAPNHSRVTTAQKCIRTNDIDNVGRTARHHTFFEMLGNFSFGDYFKGEVIPWAWEFLTQRVGMEPDRMYVTIYRDDDEAESIWMNSVGITKDRIIRMGEEDNFWAAGPVGPCGPCSEIIYDQGPEFSCGKPTCGVGCDCDRYLEVWNLVFMQYNRDEAGNLAPLPKKNIDTGMGLERLASVVQRVRSDFETNLFKPLIDKACSLGGVSYGASPKSDLAVRVISDHVRAAAFLVADGVLPSNEGAGYVLRRLIRRAVRFGRLIGIDGPFIKEILPVVEQLMGDPYSELLEHRATIHQVLDLEEGRFLKTLEQGSVLLEDEISRLKAGGGSTFPGQAAFELYDTYGFPLELTAEICAEHGMTVDSVAFEEAMERQREMARSGSKHTASAVKRTVYSDVLGHGKTVFAGYEAEEMDSTVVALVVDGKAVDQASAGESVEVFLKETPFYGEKGGQVGDTGSILWEGGQAQVEDAQCPMDGLISHRATILSGLLKVGQQVKCRVDSKRRWYIRRHHTATHLLHEALSRVLGGHVRQSGSLVAEDMLRFDFNHFAPMSWDEIARVEDIINEVVLMDLPVSTLETDLDSARAMGARALFDEKYGDTVRVVSVKDFSTELCGGTHVHSTGQIGLFKIKREEGIGSGLRRITATAGMASIQGYRRAFDALRSASSILGVDPEGVPQRVEELVRETRGLEKELKQLRLSLSAGELERELSTPLNVKGVHVVTFFTEGADAEALRAMGDMVKGRYPLSVSVMVSKNDSKFLVVVMVSDEAVSRGVKAGALIKELGALWGFNAGGKANTAQGGGVWGQQVSCRVSSIKEDVEKIIGGMIKG; this is encoded by the coding sequence TTGAAGTGGCGATCCGCTGCAGAATTAAGGGAGATGTTCCTATCCTTCTTTGAGGAAAAGGGTTGTGCCAGGTACCCAAGTGCTTCGCTCATACCCGACGATCCCACCCTTCTTTTTACCATAGCCGGCATGGTGCCCTTCAAGCCCTATTTCCTAGGTCTTAAGGCGCCGAACCACAGCCGCGTTACCACTGCCCAGAAGTGCATAAGGACCAACGACATAGATAACGTTGGCAGGACCGCCAGGCATCACACTTTCTTTGAGATGCTCGGCAATTTTAGTTTTGGCGATTACTTCAAGGGGGAGGTCATCCCGTGGGCGTGGGAGTTTCTCACCCAGCGGGTCGGCATGGAGCCGGACAGGATGTATGTAACCATATACAGGGATGACGACGAGGCGGAGTCCATCTGGATGAACTCCGTTGGCATCACAAAGGACAGGATCATCCGCATGGGGGAGGAAGATAACTTCTGGGCCGCCGGTCCCGTTGGTCCCTGTGGGCCCTGCTCCGAGATAATATACGACCAGGGGCCTGAGTTCTCCTGTGGTAAGCCCACCTGCGGGGTTGGATGTGACTGCGACAGGTACCTTGAGGTATGGAACCTGGTGTTCATGCAGTACAACAGGGACGAGGCAGGAAACCTCGCGCCACTTCCCAAGAAGAACATAGACACCGGCATGGGGCTTGAAAGGCTTGCTTCGGTGGTACAGCGGGTAAGGAGCGATTTTGAGACGAATCTCTTCAAACCCCTCATAGATAAGGCCTGTTCGCTTGGAGGTGTGTCATACGGCGCCTCTCCCAAGTCGGACCTTGCGGTGCGGGTCATATCCGACCACGTAAGAGCCGCCGCCTTCCTGGTGGCGGACGGTGTCCTTCCCTCCAACGAGGGGGCCGGCTATGTCTTAAGGCGGCTCATCAGGAGAGCGGTCCGCTTTGGCCGCTTGATAGGAATTGACGGGCCCTTCATAAAGGAGATCCTGCCGGTGGTGGAGCAGCTCATGGGGGATCCGTATTCTGAGTTGTTGGAGCACAGGGCCACCATCCACCAGGTCTTGGATCTTGAGGAAGGGCGCTTCTTGAAGACCCTGGAGCAGGGAAGCGTCCTTTTGGAGGATGAGATATCAAGGCTTAAGGCTGGGGGGGGTAGCACCTTCCCTGGGCAGGCGGCGTTTGAACTGTATGACACCTATGGCTTCCCCCTGGAGCTGACCGCGGAGATATGTGCGGAGCACGGTATGACAGTTGATTCCGTAGCCTTTGAGGAGGCCATGGAGCGCCAGCGAGAGATGGCTAGATCGGGCAGCAAGCACACCGCCTCCGCGGTCAAACGCACAGTTTACTCCGACGTTCTAGGCCATGGCAAGACCGTTTTCGCAGGCTATGAGGCCGAGGAAATGGACTCCACCGTGGTGGCCCTTGTGGTGGACGGGAAGGCCGTGGATCAAGCATCCGCCGGAGAGTCGGTGGAGGTTTTCCTTAAGGAGACCCCCTTCTATGGGGAGAAGGGGGGACAGGTTGGAGACACTGGCAGCATCCTATGGGAAGGCGGCCAGGCTCAGGTGGAGGACGCTCAATGTCCGATGGATGGGCTCATATCCCATAGGGCAACGATACTTAGTGGGTTGCTCAAGGTCGGACAGCAGGTTAAATGTCGTGTGGACTCAAAACGGCGGTGGTACATAAGGCGCCACCATACCGCCACGCACCTGCTGCACGAAGCCCTCTCAAGGGTCCTTGGGGGGCACGTAAGGCAGAGCGGGTCCTTGGTGGCGGAGGACATGCTTCGGTTTGACTTCAACCACTTTGCGCCCATGTCCTGGGATGAGATTGCTAGGGTGGAGGACATCATAAACGAGGTTGTGTTGATGGACCTTCCGGTTTCCACCCTGGAGACCGACTTGGATTCCGCCAGGGCCATGGGAGCGAGGGCGCTTTTTGACGAGAAGTACGGCGATACCGTCCGTGTGGTGTCGGTGAAGGACTTCTCCACTGAACTTTGCGGGGGGACGCACGTTCACTCCACCGGCCAGATAGGGCTCTTCAAGATCAAGCGGGAGGAGGGAATTGGCTCTGGGCTGAGACGGATAACCGCCACAGCTGGGATGGCCTCCATTCAGGGATATCGCAGGGCATTTGATGCCCTAAGGAGCGCCTCGTCCATTCTTGGGGTGGATCCCGAAGGTGTGCCCCAGAGGGTGGAGGAACTGGTTCGGGAGACGAGGGGGCTGGAAAAGGAACTTAAACAGCTTAGGCTGTCCCTAAGCGCCGGAGAGCTTGAGAGGGAGCTGTCAACCCCGTTGAACGTTAAGGGCGTACACGTGGTAACCTTCTTCACCGAGGGGGCCGATGCCGAAGCCCTGAGGGCCATGGGAGACATGGTGAAGGGCCGTTACCCCTTGTCAGTCTCTGTTATGGTCTCCAAGAACGATTCCAAGTTCCTGGTGGTGGTGATGGTCTCCGACGAGGCGGTTTCCAGGGGTGTTAAGGCCGGAGCGCTTATAAAGGAGCTGGGAGCCCTCTGGGGCTTCAACGCGGGAGGAAAGGCCAACACCGCGCAGGGAGGCGGGGTTTGGGGTCAGCAGGTGTCTTGCAGGGTGTCTTCGATCAAAGAGGATGTGGAGAAGATAATCGGAGGAATGATCAAAGGATGA
- a CDS encoding adenosylhomocysteinase → MSQADALSLAESGSRKIEWAWRYMPVLRALRDRYASPSPLAGRKLACCLHLEAKTACFLLTLKDLGATVFAAGSNPLSTQDDVCAALVERGVVVHSRRGMSMEEYSENLRKCLREAPDFIIDDGADMVYMLHSEMPEVLSGVLGGCEETTTGIKRLRAMNKEGILRIPMIAVNDALSKYLFDNRYGTGQSVWDAISRLTNRVVAGSCVVVVGYGWCGKGVAKRAQGLGARVIVVEVDPHKALEAHMDGFGVMDMKGASREGDFFITVTGNVNVIRGEHFALMKNGAILANAGHFDVEVSLPDLERMSRSVKNSREGVRTYAMEDGRELHLLAEGRLVNLAGGDGHPVEIMDLSFSSQLLSAMHLMDNPMDPGLYPMPLELDEEIARIKLQSLNLSLEELTDEQREYLNSFRD, encoded by the coding sequence ATGAGCCAGGCGGATGCCCTGTCTTTGGCGGAGTCTGGGAGCAGGAAGATAGAGTGGGCTTGGAGGTACATGCCGGTGCTCAGGGCCCTGAGGGATCGTTACGCTTCCCCTTCCCCTTTGGCAGGACGAAAGCTGGCGTGTTGTCTGCACCTGGAGGCCAAGACCGCGTGTTTTCTTTTAACCCTTAAGGACCTTGGAGCCACCGTCTTTGCGGCGGGCAGCAACCCATTGTCCACCCAGGACGACGTCTGTGCCGCCCTTGTGGAGAGGGGGGTTGTGGTGCACAGCAGAAGGGGCATGTCCATGGAGGAGTACTCGGAGAACCTTAGGAAGTGTCTTAGGGAAGCTCCGGATTTCATAATAGACGATGGGGCCGATATGGTGTACATGCTTCACTCAGAGATGCCCGAGGTTCTCAGCGGTGTTTTGGGGGGCTGTGAGGAGACCACCACTGGCATAAAACGCCTCAGGGCCATGAATAAAGAGGGTATCCTCAGGATTCCCATGATAGCTGTCAACGATGCTCTGAGCAAATACCTCTTTGATAATCGGTATGGCACCGGTCAGTCGGTATGGGATGCCATATCGAGGCTTACCAATCGTGTTGTGGCCGGCAGCTGTGTGGTGGTGGTAGGCTACGGTTGGTGTGGCAAGGGAGTTGCCAAGCGGGCCCAGGGCCTTGGCGCCAGGGTCATCGTGGTGGAGGTGGACCCCCACAAGGCCTTAGAGGCCCATATGGACGGCTTTGGTGTGATGGATATGAAGGGTGCCTCCCGAGAGGGTGACTTCTTCATAACCGTCACCGGTAACGTTAATGTCATAAGGGGCGAACACTTTGCCCTCATGAAGAACGGGGCCATATTGGCTAACGCCGGCCACTTTGACGTGGAGGTCTCCCTGCCGGATCTTGAGAGGATGAGCCGCTCCGTGAAGAATTCCAGGGAGGGGGTAAGGACCTACGCCATGGAAGACGGCAGGGAGCTGCACCTGTTGGCGGAGGGGCGCCTTGTAAACCTTGCTGGAGGGGACGGCCATCCGGTGGAGATAATGGATTTGAGCTTCTCATCCCAGTTGCTGTCAGCGATGCATTTAATGGATAATCCTATGGACCCTGGACTTTATCCCATGCCCCTGGAGTTGGACGAGGAGATAGCCAGGATTAAGCTGCAAAGCCTTAACCTTTCCCTGGAGGAGCTCACTGACGAGCAGAGGGAATACCTCAACTCCTTTAGGGATTGA